The following proteins come from a genomic window of Pseudomonas putida:
- a CDS encoding WD40/YVTN/BNR-like repeat-containing protein, giving the protein MRERVMTRARRGAWPLAAGAMLALALGMWAGSAQAAAAQEYSTESAKASQSLLIDAAHAGKRLVVVGDRGHILFSDDQGNTWTQARVPTRQLLTAVFFVDDKRGWAVGHDAQILASNDGGATWSKQFEDLAREAPLLDVTFLDAQHGFAVGAYGALLETRDGGQHWQDVAERLDNPDQMHLNGIAQIKDAGLFIVGEQGSMFRSSDSGQSWSKLNGPYEGSLFGLIGTAQPQTLLAYGLRGNLFRSTDFGDSWQPIELKAARGNLEFGLASATLLDDGSLVLVGNGGSVLRSIDDGQSFTVYNRADRIALAGVSGLANGGLLLVGQGGLHLATGEGADQATEEPRP; this is encoded by the coding sequence ATGAGGGAGCGGGTAATGACGCGCGCCAGGCGTGGTGCCTGGCCGCTGGCAGCCGGCGCAATGCTGGCGCTGGCACTGGGGATGTGGGCGGGCAGCGCGCAAGCCGCCGCCGCACAGGAGTACTCCACCGAATCGGCAAAGGCCAGCCAGAGCCTGCTGATCGATGCCGCCCATGCCGGCAAGCGCCTGGTAGTGGTGGGCGATCGCGGCCACATTCTGTTCTCCGATGACCAGGGCAATACCTGGACCCAGGCCCGGGTGCCTACCCGGCAATTGCTCACCGCAGTGTTCTTCGTCGACGACAAGCGTGGCTGGGCAGTCGGGCACGACGCGCAGATTCTCGCCAGCAACGATGGCGGTGCGACCTGGAGCAAGCAGTTCGAAGACCTTGCCCGTGAAGCCCCGTTGCTCGATGTCACTTTCCTCGATGCCCAGCACGGCTTTGCCGTGGGCGCTTACGGCGCACTGCTGGAAACCCGCGACGGCGGCCAGCACTGGCAGGACGTCGCCGAGCGCCTGGACAATCCCGACCAGATGCACCTCAACGGTATTGCCCAGATCAAGGATGCCGGCCTGTTCATCGTCGGCGAGCAGGGCAGCATGTTTCGCTCAAGCGACAGCGGCCAGAGCTGGAGCAAGCTCAACGGCCCCTACGAGGGCTCGCTGTTCGGCTTGATCGGCACCGCCCAGCCGCAGACGCTGTTGGCCTATGGCCTGCGCGGCAATCTGTTCCGCTCCACGGACTTTGGCGACAGCTGGCAGCCGATCGAACTCAAGGCCGCGCGCGGCAACCTCGAATTCGGCTTGGCAAGCGCTACGCTTCTGGATGATGGCAGCCTGGTATTGGTCGGCAATGGCGGCAGCGTGCTGCGCAGCATTGATGACGGGCAGAGCTTCACTGTCTATAACCGCGCCGACCGTATTGCCCTGGCTGGCGTCAGTGGCCTGGCCAATGGCGGCTTGCTGCTGGTAGGGCAGGGTGGTTTACATCTGGCCACCGGCGAAGGTGCCGACCAGGCAACCGAGGAGCCTCGCCCATGA